The genomic interval CCTGGCGGCGCTCTACGGCCTGAAGCTCGACGGCATCGATGGCAACCAGTCGCTCGGCCGCTTCATCGCCGGCCTGATCGGCGGCCATCCGGTAGTCGGCGACCAGGTGGAATGGAACGGCCTGACCTGGACCGTGGCCGATACCGAAGGCGACCGGGTGCGCAAGGTCGGCCTGAGGTTCCCCGAGGACGGCAGCCGCCACGGTCCCACCCTGTTCCTCTGAGGCTAGCTCGTCGGGCAGGCATGCGAAAAAGCCCTCGTTTGCTACACTGGGGCCTTTTTCAGCCGAAAGACCCAGACGCCATGACTGTTTCGCGTTCCCTGTTCAGCGTTCTTCTTCTCGCGCTTTGCCTTCATATTCCCGCTCTTCAAGCCGCCGAGCCGCCCAGCCGCAAGGCCGTGCAGACCAGCCTGGACGGCCTGGCCGAGCGCAAGCTGCCGGAGGCCGACCAGGCCACCGTCAAGCAGCAGCTCGAGCAGAGCCTCGTCCAGCTCGACCTCCTCGACAAGAGCCGCCAGGCCATGGACGAGCTCAAGCGCCGGCTGGCCGCCGCGCCGCAGCAGATCAAGACCTCCCAGCGCGAGCTGGAAAGCCTCAAGGAGGCCGCGCAGAAGCCGGTGACCGCACCGAACGGCAACACTCCGCTGCCGCGGCTGATGGACCAGCTGACCACCCGCAACAGCCAGATGGCCGAATGGCAGCAGGCCCTGAACGAGGCCAACAGCCTGCTGGTCAGCTCGCAGACCCGCCCGGAGCGGGCACAAACGGAAATTGCCGCGAACCAGGCCCGCATCCTGGAGATCAACGCCCTTCTCAAGAGCGGCAAGCAGGACGGCAAGCCGCTGACCACCGAGGGCCGCGGCCTGCTGGAGGCCGAACTCGCCGCCCTGGAAGCCAAGACCGCGCTGCGCCGCCAGGAACTGGCCGGCAACAGCCAGCTCCTCGAGCTGGGCACCAGCCAGCGCGATCTGCTGCAGGAGCGCATCCAGCGCCTGACCAAGGAGATCGCCGCCCTGCAGGCGGTGATCAACGAAAAGCGCATGGCGCTGTCCGAGGAAACCTTCGCCGAGCTTTCCCGCAATGCCAGCGCAGCCGGCTCCGACAGCCTGCTGGCCAAGGAAACCGCGGCCAACCTGAAACTGTCCGACGCCCTGCTGCGTACCACCGACCGTCTCAACGAGCGGACCCGGCAGAACCTGGAAACCAAGCACACCCTGGACAGCCTCAGCCAGAACGAGCAGGCCCTCGAGGAGCAGATCGAGGTCCTGCGCGGCAGTCTGCTGCTGGCCAAGATCCTCCTGCAGCAGAAGCTCGCCCTTCCCCAGGTGCAGAGCGACGGCCGCCTCGCCGACGAAATCGGCGACATCCGCCTCTACCAGTTCGAGCTGGGCCAGAAGCGCAGCGAGATCAGCGACCCCGAGGCCTACGTCGATCGCTTGCTGGCCAAGCAGACGGCAGAAGGGGAAGCGTCGGTCGATCCGCAACAACTGCGCAGCGGCCTGCTGGAGCTGGTGAGCAGCCGCAGCGACCTGATCGAGCGCCTCGACCGCGAGCTCAACGCCCTGCTCAACGAAGAGATCACCCTGCAGCTGAACCAGAAGCAGCTGCTCGATACCGCGAAAAAGGTGGAAGCCACCCTGGAAGAGCAGCTGTTCTGGATTCCCAGCAACAAGCCGCTCGACCTGGACTGGCTGAAGACCGCGCCGCAGCGCCTCCAGGAGCAGGTCGCCGGCACCTCCTGGAAGACCATCCTCGAGGACCTGGGCGCCGGCCTGATCCAGCGTCCCTGGATCTTCCTGCCGCTGCTGCTGCTGATCGGCCTGCTGCTCTGGCAGCGCGGAGCCATCAACCGCAAGCTCGAGGCGCTGCACGCCGACATCGGCCACTACCGCCGCGACAGCCAGCGGCACACCCCGCTGGCCCTGCTCTTCAACCTGCTGCTGGCGCTGCCCGGCACCCTGTTCCTCGCTCTCGGCGGCTATACCCTGCAGATGGACGCCCGCGGCCAGAACGCCTACCTGGGCGCCGCGCTGAACGACATGGCGCTGGCCTGGCTGGTGCTCTACAGCACCTACAAGATCCTCTCCCCCGGCGGCGTGGCCGAACTGCACTTCGGCTGGGCCCGGCCGCAGGTCGCCTTCCTGCGCAAGCAGATGCGCCGCTTCACCATCGTGGTGCTGGCCCTGGTCGGGGTAGTCGGCTTCGCCCGCAACCAGCCGGGCGCGCTGGACAACGACGTGCTCGGCATCCTCGTGCTGCTGTCCGGCTATGCGCTGATGGCCTGGCTGCTGGGCAAGCTCCTGCTGCGCGGCCCCGCCAGCCAGAACGCCTCGCCGATCAACCTGCTGATCGGCCTGCTGTTCACCGTGCTGCCGATCGGCCTGATCCTCGGCCTGGTGCTCGGCTACTACTACACCGCCCTGCGGCTCAGCGACCGCCTGGTCACCACTCTCTACGTGCTGCTGTTCTGGGCACTGATCGAGGCCACCGTGGTGCGCGGCCTGTCGGTCGCGGCGCGTCGCCTGGCCTACCAACGCGCCCTGGCCAAGCGCCAGGCGGCTGCGGCGGAAGGCAGCGAGACAGGCGAGACGACCAAGGAGGAACCGGTACTCGACATCGAGCAGGTCAACCAGCAGTCGCTGCGGCTGATCCGCCTGGTCCTGTTCGGCGTGCTGCTGAGCGCCCTGTACTGGGTCTGGGCCGACCTGCTCTCGGTGATCGACTACCTGGACAACATCGTGCTCTATGAATTCGCCAGCGAAGCCGCCGGCGCCGCCAGCCTGGTGCCGATCAGCCTGCGCGACGTGCTGGCCGCCCTGCTGATCGGCACCGTCACCGTGGTCCTGGCGCGCAACCTGCCGGGCCTCTTGGAGATGCTGATCCTCTCGCGCCTGCAGTTGGCCCAGGGCAGCTCCTACGCCACCACCACCCTGCTCTCCTACGCCATCTACGGCTTCGGCCTGGTCACCGCGCTGTCCATCCTCGGGGTCAGCTGGGACAAGCTGCAGTGGCTGGTCGCCGCGCTCTCGGTGGGCATCGGCTTCGGCATGCAGGAGATCATCGCCAACTTCATCTCCGGCCTGATCATCCTTTTCGAACGTCCGGTGCGCATCGGCGACACGGTGACGGTCGGCGGGGTCAGCGGCTGGGTGAGCCGGATCCGCATCCGCGCCACCCACATCATCGATGCCGACCGCAAGGTGGTGGTGGTGCCGAACAAGACCTTCATCACCAGCCAGTTGATCAACTGGACCCTGAGCGACACCGTCACCCGTCTGGTGCTCAAGGTCGGCGTCGGCTACGGCTCGGACCTGGACCTGGTGCGCGAGCTGCTCTACAAGGCCGCGCGGGAGAACCCGCGGGTGCTGCGCGACCCGGAGCCGCTGGTGCTGTTCCAGACCTTCGGCGAGAGCACCCTGGACCACGACCTGATCGTCCACGTGCGCGAACTGGCCGACCGCGGCCGCGCCACCGACGAGATCAACCGGCGCATCGACGAGCTGTTCCGCGAGCACCACATCGACATCGCCTTCCGCCAGGTCGACGTGTTCGTCAAGAACGCCAAGGGCCAGGAGCAGTTGCTCAAGAGCGGTGAAGTCCAGGCGGCCATTGGCGCCGCGGTGGACAAGCCGGCCACCTTGCCCGCACCGGCGGGCAAGGTGTGATTCCACCGGCGAGCGCGCATGCTATGGTGAGCGGATCCAGGTAGTGCCGGAGGATCGTCGTGAAACACCTGAGCGAGCTCACCTTCGACAACCGCTTCGCCCGCCTCGGCGATACCTTTTCCACCGCGGTGACGCCGCTCCCCATCGCGTCGCCGCGGCTGGTGGTGGCCAGTCCCGCGGCGCTGGCGCTGCTCGATCTCGCCCCGGCCACGGTGGACGATCCGCAGCTCGTCGCGTTCTGCTCCGGACAGAGCCCCTGGCCCGGTGCCGAACCGCGCGCCATGGTCTACTCCGGCCATCAGTTCGGCTTCTACAACCCCCAGCTCGGCGACGGCCGCGGCCTCCTGCTCGGCGAGGTGATCAATGCGGCCGGCGAACGCTGGGACCTGCACCTGAAGGGCGCCGGCAAGACCCCCTACTCGCGGATGGGCGACGGCCGCGCCGTGCTGCGCTCGTCGATCCGCGAATTCCTCGCCAGCGAGCACCTGCACGCCCTCGGCATCCCCAGCTCGCGGGCGCTCTGCGTGACCGCCTCGGACACCCCGGTCTGGCGGGAAACCGAGGAGCGCGCCGCCACGCTGCTGCGCCTGGCCCCCAGCCACGTGCGCTTCGGCCATTTCGAGTTCTTCTACTACACCCGCCAGCATGAGGCCCTGCGCCAGTTGCTGGACTACGTCATCGGCGAGTACTTCGCCGACTGCCTCGAACACCCCGAGCCCTACCGGACCTTCTTCGACCGGGTGCTGGAGCGCACCGCGACGCTGCTCGCCCACTGGCAGGCCTACGGCTTCTGCCACGGGGTGATGAACACCGACAACATGTCGATCCTCGGCATCACCTTCGACTACGGTCCCTACGCCTTCCTCGACGACTTCGACCCGGGCCTCGTCTGCAACCACTCCGACGATACCGGCCGCTACGCCTTCGACAACCAGGTGCCCATCGCCCACTGGAACCTTTCCGCGCTGGCCCAGGCGCTGACCCCCTTCGTCGACAGGGATGCCCTGCTGGACAGCCTCAAGCGCTTCCTGCCGCTGTTCCGCGGCGCCTGGCTGGAGCTGATGCGCCGCCGCCTCGGCCTCACCACGGCGGAAGCGGACGACCGCGAGCGGATACAGCGCCTGTTGCAGCTGATGCAGGGCAGCGCGGTGGACTACAGCGGCTTCTTCCGCGAGCTGGGCGACAGCCCGGCAGCGGCCGCCCTGCGCGGCCTGCGCGAGGACTTCGTCGACCTGGCCGGCTTCGACGCCTGGGCCGAAGACTACCTGGCGCGCCTCGCCCGCGAGGGCGAGCCGGACGAGGCGGCCCGATGCGCGCGCATGCATGCCGTCAATCCGAAGTACATCCTGCGCAACTACCTGGCCCAGCAGGCCATCGAGGCGGCGGAACGCGGCGACTACGGTCCGGTCCGCGAACTGCACGCCGTGCTCTCGCGCCCCTTCGACGAGCAGCCGGGCATGGAGCGCTACGCCGAACGCCCGCCGGAATGGGGCAAGCACCTGGAGATCAGCTGCTCGTCCTGACCTGTTCAACGACGCGTCGCACTGTCTGCCGGAGGCTTTCACGATACCTCGGGAAAGAAGCGCTCCAGCAGCCCAAACCTCGCCTGACCCGACAAGCTCGACAAAGCGGGGCGCCTCAGCCCTGCCCCAACTTGCACAGCGCCTCCAGACGGAAGGCGATGTCCTGCTCCAGCTCGGCCAGCTGGCGCTGCAGGCGCAGGCGCAGGCGGGTGGGCTCGTCGCCGGCCGCCGCCAGGCTGGCGCGCAGGCTGGCACGTTGCTGGAACAGCTCCACTTCCGCTGGCGGCACCCCAGCGCTCTTCAGGATCTGAAAGGCCATGCGCAACCCGGGCGGGGTCTGCAGCCAGGCCTCGTCAATCACCAGCGGCTTGCCCGCGCCGGCGCGCAGCTGACCGGCGGCCATCGCCCGGGCCAGTTGGCGGCCGATCTCGTCATCCAGTGCTTTCATGACGCCTCCTGCCGATCGTGACGCAAAGCCCTAGGATGCCGCACGCCGGACGAGGCAGGCAATCAGGCGCATTTAATCCTATTTTGCATATAAACCTTCTCAAACATTCTTAGACTATCTAAAAAAAGCCGCTTATCTTTGCGGCGGCTTCACTTTTGCCTGTTCTACCACCCACTGCCAGGCGCAACTGCATGAAAATCCGCGATCTCGATCTCAGCCCAAGTCTGCTCAACGCGGAGCACCAAGCACTGGGATTACCCCCCGTAGAAGACTTCGTTTCGCACCCGGACAACCACCCTGTCCTGCGCGCAGCCATGTGGGCGGCCGCGCTGATCCTGGCCGGGTTGGTGGTATTTCTCACTTGGCGCCTGTTCTTCGGTGACAACGGCGGCATCACTGGTCTGGAGATCATCGAGCAGACCCTGGCCAGCCAGACCTTCTGGAGCGCCGTTGCTGTTGGCTTCTTCGCGCAAATAATCGATGGCGCGCTGGGCATGGCCTACGGCATCACGGCCACCACCTTCCTGCTCAGTGCCGGCGCCTCGCCGGCGGCGGCCAGCGCCAGCGTACACATCGCCGAGGTATTCACCACCGGGATATCCGGTATCGCTCACGTCAAGCTGGGCAACGTCAACAAGTCGCTGTTTCTGCGCCTGTTGCTGCCAGGGATCATCGGCGCAGTACTCGGCGCCGTGCTGGTCACCCAGCTCGACGGCAAGGTACTCAAGCCTTTCATTTCCGCCTACCTGCTACTGATGGGCCTGTACATCCTGAGCAAGGCGTACCGCCATGTGATCCAGCGCAAAGCGCCCAAGCATGTGGCCAAGCTGGCCCTATTCGGTGGTTTCGTCGATGCCGCCGGTGGCGGTGGCTGGGGGCCGGTGGTCACCAGCAGCCTGCTCGGCTCCGGCAGCGACCCGCGCACGACGATCGGTTCGGTCAACTTCGCCGAGTTCTTCCTGACCCTTTC from Azotobacter salinestris carries:
- the mscK gene encoding mechanosensitive channel MscK, whose product is MTVSRSLFSVLLLALCLHIPALQAAEPPSRKAVQTSLDGLAERKLPEADQATVKQQLEQSLVQLDLLDKSRQAMDELKRRLAAAPQQIKTSQRELESLKEAAQKPVTAPNGNTPLPRLMDQLTTRNSQMAEWQQALNEANSLLVSSQTRPERAQTEIAANQARILEINALLKSGKQDGKPLTTEGRGLLEAELAALEAKTALRRQELAGNSQLLELGTSQRDLLQERIQRLTKEIAALQAVINEKRMALSEETFAELSRNASAAGSDSLLAKETAANLKLSDALLRTTDRLNERTRQNLETKHTLDSLSQNEQALEEQIEVLRGSLLLAKILLQQKLALPQVQSDGRLADEIGDIRLYQFELGQKRSEISDPEAYVDRLLAKQTAEGEASVDPQQLRSGLLELVSSRSDLIERLDRELNALLNEEITLQLNQKQLLDTAKKVEATLEEQLFWIPSNKPLDLDWLKTAPQRLQEQVAGTSWKTILEDLGAGLIQRPWIFLPLLLLIGLLLWQRGAINRKLEALHADIGHYRRDSQRHTPLALLFNLLLALPGTLFLALGGYTLQMDARGQNAYLGAALNDMALAWLVLYSTYKILSPGGVAELHFGWARPQVAFLRKQMRRFTIVVLALVGVVGFARNQPGALDNDVLGILVLLSGYALMAWLLGKLLLRGPASQNASPINLLIGLLFTVLPIGLILGLVLGYYYTALRLSDRLVTTLYVLLFWALIEATVVRGLSVAARRLAYQRALAKRQAAAAEGSETGETTKEEPVLDIEQVNQQSLRLIRLVLFGVLLSALYWVWADLLSVIDYLDNIVLYEFASEAAGAASLVPISLRDVLAALLIGTVTVVLARNLPGLLEMLILSRLQLAQGSSYATTTLLSYAIYGFGLVTALSILGVSWDKLQWLVAALSVGIGFGMQEIIANFISGLIILFERPVRIGDTVTVGGVSGWVSRIRIRATHIIDADRKVVVVPNKTFITSQLINWTLSDTVTRLVLKVGVGYGSDLDLVRELLYKAARENPRVLRDPEPLVLFQTFGESTLDHDLIVHVRELADRGRATDEINRRIDELFREHHIDIAFRQVDVFVKNAKGQEQLLKSGEVQAAIGAAVDKPATLPAPAGKV
- the selO gene encoding protein adenylyltransferase SelO is translated as MKHLSELTFDNRFARLGDTFSTAVTPLPIASPRLVVASPAALALLDLAPATVDDPQLVAFCSGQSPWPGAEPRAMVYSGHQFGFYNPQLGDGRGLLLGEVINAAGERWDLHLKGAGKTPYSRMGDGRAVLRSSIREFLASEHLHALGIPSSRALCVTASDTPVWRETEERAATLLRLAPSHVRFGHFEFFYYTRQHEALRQLLDYVIGEYFADCLEHPEPYRTFFDRVLERTATLLAHWQAYGFCHGVMNTDNMSILGITFDYGPYAFLDDFDPGLVCNHSDDTGRYAFDNQVPIAHWNLSALAQALTPFVDRDALLDSLKRFLPLFRGAWLELMRRRLGLTTAEADDRERIQRLLQLMQGSAVDYSGFFRELGDSPAAAALRGLREDFVDLAGFDAWAEDYLARLAREGEPDEAARCARMHAVNPKYILRNYLAQQAIEAAERGDYGPVRELHAVLSRPFDEQPGMERYAERPPEWGKHLEISCSS
- a CDS encoding DnaJ family domain-containing protein, producing MKALDDEIGRQLARAMAAGQLRAGAGKPLVIDEAWLQTPPGLRMAFQILKSAGVPPAEVELFQQRASLRASLAAAGDEPTRLRLRLQRQLAELEQDIAFRLEALCKLGQG
- a CDS encoding sulfite exporter TauE/SafE family protein encodes the protein MKIRDLDLSPSLLNAEHQALGLPPVEDFVSHPDNHPVLRAAMWAAALILAGLVVFLTWRLFFGDNGGITGLEIIEQTLASQTFWSAVAVGFFAQIIDGALGMAYGITATTFLLSAGASPAAASASVHIAEVFTTGISGIAHVKLGNVNKSLFLRLLLPGIIGAVLGAVLVTQLDGKVLKPFISAYLLLMGLYILSKAYRHVIQRKAPKHVAKLALFGGFVDAAGGGGWGPVVTSSLLGSGSDPRTTIGSVNFAEFFLTLSSATSFILLAGQPDTWKLVAGLVFGGLFASPFAALLCKKLSARTLLTIVGCLITLISAYNIYIGLT